The segment TCATATATGTTGTAATTTTATTacttattgtttctaacaaacttTGCAAAATGTATCTTGAGATTAACTAACCGATAAGGTGCATGAAAACCATTGTCCCAAAAAGTATTCTAATGTTATCACTTGGCTCAGTAATTGCCTCATcatgaaaatttttctttaaacagcaAAATATACGATCTAAGAACATTAATATAGCATCGTTACCTGTAAGACCTGGTCTTTCTGAAGTAGTATAAATCGAGGCATTAATTGGAGAACTTGTCTTGTTCCCAATGTTTACGGCGCgaacaaatactgtgtaaactTCTTGACTTCTGAGCGATAAATTGTTAAAAGACGCATAGTCTTTCCTTCCCACATCTACCCAGTTCATTATCATATCCCCTCCTTTCTGCAGCTTGCATTCAAATGATATTATTCCTGATTTGTCCTCAAAGCCAGACCAACGAACGTCTATTTTGGTGAGATCACGTTGAACTAGATAACCCTTCACTTGAATCGATGGATCCGGGACAATGAAATCTAGTTTTGCATTTCCGATGCTTGGATTTTCAAACGAAATGATGCTGGTGTTACctttttgggttttttcaaGTTCCACATTATTGACACAAATAACAATAGGCACAAATTTAGTTCCGTGTGTCAATTTAAAGTATTTCGACTGAAAATGATTGGTTAACGCGTCATCACAGCGGTGAATACGAAAATTATCTTCATCCCCTGCAACAAATTCAAAATGAGTTTTTCTAAGTGAgtatcatacatacatgtaccttgcaATAGCATActtaaaatatagatatttttatttaaacattaaaatttttaaaaaggtttctATTTTAAGAATGCAATTATTTTGACTAAATGTACATGCAAATACTATAGCATTCAGTTTTTGATATAAAGAACATCAAGTTACAGTTTCTTAGATACTGGGAAATTTACCTACCCATACACAATTTGCAGTGTTGAACTCCACTTTCTAAATCTTCAGCTGAGAAATACACGTTATATTTTGTAAGTGTATTGTTGTTGATGTCTTCATATTCTAGATTTACTGACATGATTTTAATCGTGGGCGGAGTGTGATCAATGATCGTTttctttgatataaaatatgactGTAAATCGGCAAAGTTTTCGGCGATAGCATGGGCAAAGACTGGAGATCCATGGGGTAGAAAGGCATGTATAGACGAGTGATGTATATCCCCAATATCAGCAAGAGGACGGATTTGTGTTCCGTTTAATGTTGTTCCTAGTCCCACTTTAATTTGGAATATTCCACTTTCGTCATCCACTGCTCTGACACAGACTTGATAATCGTCTGATGAAAATTGCGTCAACTCAATTGAATCCTTATTAGGGAAAGTAAAATATGGACAACACTGATAGATCTTTATCCTTAGTGTATAAATGGCTGACTGTTGTTGCGTAATTGAAATAATTCTACGACCAGTTGAAGCTGCCATTAAATCAACAGTTAATTCCGCCGATCCATTTGAGTTAATTTTTACCGGCAATATGACTACATCATCTTCAAATTGAAGAAGAATAGTTGTATCCCACGAAGGTTCTTCTATATAAACCAAAAACTTGTAGATAACGCCTTTACGCAAATCAAGATAAAAGTCTGTATTTACTGAATCCGTTATTTCATGATGAATTAAAGGTTTGTTTCTGCAAAGGAAAGCTCTTGGTTCGGTATTGTCAAAAGTAAACGATGGAGAGTAAGCTTTTGTACTAAGATGTCCTGCTGCATCACCAGCTTGTACAGCATACCTATAGATATTTCCTTCACTGCGCGAAATATTCAATCCAGATTGTGATAGTAAAGTAATTGATGTAGTCCCAATAGAATGAAATGAGTTATTTTCATAAACTTCAGTAACAAAAGAATAGTTCTGAATAAACGACTCCCTATCTGAAAAGCCAAACCATGAAACCCCGGTTGAAGATACGTTTGATTGGTAataattgtttgtttgtaaTGGAGTGTTGAATACAACACCAGAACTTGGTTCATTCTCGTCGACTACTAAACCGTTTGACGAAAGGCTAGTATATAACCCAACATTGTTCATAGCTGAGACTGTGAAATAGTAGCGCAAACCAGGTTCCAACGTCAAGGACGGACATATTTCCGTCTGGTTTCCAAGATATACTTTTGTTAGTATATCATCagctgttaaaaaaatatttttatcaaatatattattaattaaacttatttatgtcagtattaataaacaattacaACATACAAGTTACTTATCAGTTATTCAGTTATTTTGATTAACTCTTTTGATATCTTATTTtcgtttatgaaaaaaatagacagatcaattattttgataatcgaAAAAGAATAAATGATTACATTACAATAATTACATTTTGGGGTTGATCCAACGCTGAATGTGTAAAGTAAAGGACCATTATCTTCAAAGACATTTCTCCAGCAACTACAAACTTTCCAACCGATTCCTGCATACCGAATATTTTCTCCACATgctttatttttagatattaatAGGTACTGGCCAATGTTTATTGTAGGAgatgtattttttatcaatatactGTCACTTTTTGAGACGCTGTAgtcattttctgaaaaccatGACCTCACGTACAATACATATCGTTGGCTGCTAACAAATGTTTTATCTACTGGCAAACAAAAGAGAATAGTTGTTTCCAAATTATTATCATTCCATGGATCCTCGTTTTGGATGTCATATATTCCTTGTCCAGGGTCCTCATCCTTTATCCCTATGGTCCACTCATATCGTTTAATCAGGCTAGAATTTGAAATCCAAGACCCAGTCACACAGGACGATGATGGCTGAACGGCAATATTAGTAAGATTATTAGATCCAATGTATACCTCAGTTGACGATTCATTTAATTTGTTGCAATTGGCATGCTCTTTAGATAAACACTTCAATCCTACAACTCCACATGTACAAAGATTGTTACAGAAAAACGAATTACAAGAATGTCTCTGCAGTACAAGTTTCCCTTTCGAATTAGACTTATTTGACAATGACGTTAGTACTGTAGCTTTAGCTGTTTTGCTTTTAAGTCCTGCGTTATTTACTGCATAAATCGATAAAATAACTTCTCTGAAAACAACAGGTATGAATTCATGTAGTGCAACCGTTGCTGTTGTATTATATCCTGGAATGTTAACGAACCCTTTTGTGTATTCTCCGCCATTGTAAGACGATCcaacagaaataaaataatttgctATGTCCGACTCAACGTCTTTGAATCCGTACCATGAGATTGTTACGGATGTCGTGTTCCCAGACGTTTGCCAAAGATGACCAGATGAAAAACCACCCAGATGAGGTGGACTAGAATCAATGACAAAAACGTCACTCTCTCTAACATTGCAAAGACTTGCCAAGTTACAAGCAGTTACTATGATTGAATAGCGGTCTCCGTTAATAAGACGATTGGTTGCATTGAATGTTATTGTCAGAGAGTTTATGTTTTCGTGAATGACCCTTTCATATGGTACTTTTTTCCCATGATGGCTTTTAAGGGACACAACGTGATGGGAGATGCGACTTTCATCATCGACAAACTGCCAAGATACTTGCAGTACAGAATTGTCATACTGGATACTATTTGATGTGGTACATGGACTTGTTAGGATGTGTATCTTTGGGTGCGTTAAGATTTTTGGTGGAGATGTATCCACTTTAAAAGCATGGGAATATGCTATGGTAGAAAGATTGACGTTGTTGAAAGCCCTTACAGATAAgtataaatgtgtatttaaaggCAACATCAGGGACGAAACATATACATCAGCTGACAAGTAGGAGTTTTTAAAAGACGTTATTTCGCAGTTGTCTGTTGCTGTTCCTATGCACCATTCAAAATGGTCGATAGATGAATGGGGGTCTTCAAATCCTACCCACGAAGCCGATATCAATGTTctgcaatgaacattttttacaaaacattataaataagGTCACCAACATATTGAAAGATTAATGAGCTTAGTTCTTTTTATGCTAtacaacaaatgaaaataatttcacatgcaatgtttttgttaattagaCATATGACTTTTACGAGAAAAAATCAATCCATCGTAGTACAAGTCTAGAATTACAAAGCACACATTCATTTCACTAACTATAAGAGGATTTTTTTTAGGTATTGAGCGGATCATTCTTTTATTTCCCtgtattttataaacttttaatcTCTAATTGAACGTGGGGATTTAAAATcagcgtaaaatcgcgagaagaagattttgcgGGTTTTGAAATCACGCTTTTTTTATTGGATGTAATgtaactgaactttatttattttacaacgattgataagcaagttctacaacttaaattaatatctcccgttggcacggatgttagcgcgagggggtcattggtgtgggaagaagccggggTACCCGGAGataacccacgtgtccaagcgggcgaccgccataccctatcacatacaaccactgtcgatcacggggatcgaactcggatggcagcggtgaaaagcgagtgcattggatgtaatgtaaatgtaaactaaattaaattattacaaaaattaagcgtttgcgattttatattctcacaaTTTCATGCAAAACAGTGGAATCGTGGAAATAAGTACTCGCAAAAAATtaggaatctacactacttgattTTTCTTATATTGTTTTGTCACTTAAAGCTTCATGCATTCCCCTTTGCTATAATTAGAAGTTTTCGGTATAATAGTTGTTTTCTTACCTATCATTTAAATATACCATGCGTCCAGTTATTCCTTTGATGTAGATTAATCCAGCAAGAGGAGGAGAATTATCTGCTATTATTCCATCAGATACCGACACAGTACAAAGATTAGCTCTATTGCACGCTTCAACAAACGTAAAATACTTCAGCCCTGAGGTCAAACTCATATTCCAGCAATATTCtagttaaagaaaaaatctataaaagcaAAATTGAAAAAACTGGACATTTTGCAAGTTCATACGTATTAAACAAGAAATGTTTTTACAagattgttgaaaatatttcaaatttttaagaattaaacTCCACCTTGACGAAGTCCTATGTGTCTGTAATGTTTTATATCAGGAAATTTTGGGTTGGTACCAACACCAATGCGGTACGTTATAATGTCTGTATGAGGGTCACTAAACCCACTCCATCCAGCGCATAAAACAACCAAGCTCGTTTGATAATCTTTGTCCTTTACCAATGGAAAGAAACGAGGAAAGTGAATATCAAAGATAACACATTACCTATATCTTGGAACAATATATAGAGGTTACAATTCTTTTTCTTAAATCAAACTAACTGTAAAACATAAGTTCGACAGAGATTTGCTTACCTCATTTTCTCTGGTACCATCAAACACAGTCCCTTTACGTGGAGGCGATGTATCAACAGTGAAATTGTTTGAATATACAACGGTTGACAAAAGGGCATAATTGGTTGTCTGCGTAAAAAATATGAAGGTTATTCCCCTTGAATTGGTGCAAAATGCAAAACAATGTTCTTTCAGAGAAACAAAATGCATGTACCTTTAGTATTGCCCTATAGGAATGGCCGTCTGTAAGGCTTTGGGTTTGATTCATTATTATGTTAAATGAACTTCCAAATGCAGGATAAAATGCCATTACACTTTCACCATTCTCAGAAAAAAGGGCGCATTCCAAGTCTTTGATATGACTTTCGTCGTCATAGAATCCTTTCCAGTGCACCGTTACAGCACCACTGCTTACGTAACTTTTCTGCATGACATTTCCTACATACACTGTACCAGCATGGGGAGGAGTTATATCTACTGTTACCTTGGTAACGACGTAATTACTTTTTAATCCTGCTCTGTTTGTAGCTACAATAGTGTTGTACTGTTTGAATATTAAATCCAGTTACACATGTTTATattcaaattgataaataattgtgtttatatacttaaggaataaggaatcattctttgagtattatgaggtgatagtTTTCACTATGCTCCAACagaaattatcaccttataatattcaaagaatgattccttattgcTTTTCTTTAATTCATGTTGTGtgcaagaaaaagaaacaacatttcaaaaacactatttttttcatgtagcacatggtatgtattactacgcggcgcaaCCAATACCGTTTTTCGCTTATGCTATAAGACCCGCCCATTTCGTCTCGCTAatctttttatgaaattattgggctataggcttcaaaattgattcgtcaTGTTAACACAGAGAAAGACagctgaaaatgtaaatatataatgataaataatatcAATTCCACTCATGTGTTATATggattgtaaaaatcaaaattacctGAAACACTGACAAAATAGGTCTCTCCTTGGCTTAAACGAAGATGCGGAATATTTATTTTCCCAGGATGGATTGATTTGCGCCAGTTGAAAACATCGTCTGTTTGAGGGTTTGTACCTAAAAATTTGTAACAGAAAACTTTCATTCTTTAATTTGCTTTAATTTAACCAGAGTATTTTCCCACATTTTCTTTAACGTATTATCAGTTATATCACAAAAGCTTTAGTACCTATTGCATATTCATAAAAGGCAATGGATGGTATTTCATCTGTTCCAATTGGCATTGTGTCCTCTAAAAATGGCTCAACGTATAGTGATAAGGCCGACATCGTAAAGATGAAGCCATTTACATTTGGTATTGCTATTCTTCCTGTTATCGGAGGAGTTGCGTCAACCAATATTCCATCACTACAGCCGTACAACTTGTTTTCACCTCGAACGCAAGAGTATAATAAAGATCCATgagtaaaatctttttttttaaacaaggctattcctgtgtttgtacttgtagCCATAATGCAATCCGTAAGCTGGTGACATTGATCACCATATTCTGGTGTTGACGTCGAAGTCATAAGAAATACTTTTAAGTTTTCCCCGCCATGTCCCAAAATAAGAACAGCTATTTCTATAATGGGTGAACAGTGGTCAATTTCTAGTTCTAAGAATTCGTCATAAAGGCTTCCTAGATGTTCGCTGAATGAAGCATGAGTAATGACATCTACAAAACTCTTATCGAGTTTCTGGAAATCTAAGTCGAAAACTTTAAGGTGATTATCCCTCCTGGTGTTTGCAATTTTCACATCTTTGCACTGATACATCCATTCTTCGTCTCCGATCCAAAATTTCAAACAGAAGTAAAGTTTGTGTGTCCAGCTTTCAAAATTACGAAGCGTTGTTTTAACCtacaatatattttcaattgtaaaaAGATCCTTAATAAATCATAATTGTTACTGAAGTACATTTGCTTTCACCAAAATTAAACTTACTTGATTGGAAACTTTCACTTCTGTCCACTTTGAGAGAATGTCTCTTCCGTTTTCGTCTGAAGTAAGGGCCCAGAATCCAAAGAGCTCGCCACTGTCTAAAACCTCATTTTGAACCTCCCAGTTTACATTAAGTGTTGCGTGATTATCAGAGAAAGTTATCAACGCCTCTTTTATATCTAACAGAAATGTTTGCGCATTGTATATGAATCAAACTCCAAACAAAACTGCCCGAAACAAGGCGATACTCCTATAGTGTACGTTAAATTGTCAAcaagatgaacatttttaaaagaagcgTTGGCTCTCATACCGGGTATCGTTTGCATGGCAATCAACGTGTTCTTTATTCCTTGTCGTAGTTGAACTATATATTGAGTTGGctgaataagatttttaaagtgcCAGTAGGTAAAAATTTCATCCGTATGTTTCAAGAATTCTTCATCAAGATTGCACTGGTAGAAACTTGCATTGAAAGGTTTATTTGTATTAGTAGTGAAATTCAAAATGGGAGActttggaaaaaatataaatattttgtagtttCTCCGTGATATTTCTGTTAAAACCCGAACTTTGGGAGAATTCAAGGTAATTGATTtggaaaaaattacaattgaGTAAACTTTTCCAATTTTTAACGTTTTGTTTATCAATATCTCGTATTCCGTTGTATTCTTCATTGTGTGTACGAAAATTAAATCTGATGAATCTGATGAGCATCGTTTCCCATCATGCACATGGAAGTTGGATAGAAAATAGTTTGGTTCAATGAATGTTAATCCGTCAGATGAAACTACTGATTCTCCACCAACACATTGCGCTTTTAcaattgaataatatttaaaaaatggtttaaaCTCTGTCgcattaaaacatgttttatattttgtcgACGGGATGGTATATTGAATAACATCAGCATGTCCTTTTCTCGTTCCGACTCCCACCTTAAAGGATACATTTTCATGATGGTCAAAGCCTTTTAACTTTATGCATAATTTATTTGGGTACAGCAAGTAATCTAGATCAGTAAAGTCCTCGGACTCTTCATTTATGTCTATGACGATTCCTCGACTTGGAGCATCCTGGCTAGGTATTTGAAACACTTTTGTTCGCGTATATGCCGTGTGACCTGCCTTATTTGTAATGATAACCTCTGCAAAATAGTTCAGCAAATTTTCGGTTTTTGCACGATGAAGTCGATCAACAGGATATGCTATGCAGTCAATGGCATTAGCTTGTGGACATAGTTGTGATTTATAGTGTTGTAAAAGAGGCGTAACAAATGTAGACCCAGAtcctacaacaaaataaaaaaccttTAAAAGTCTCAGACACacttaaatcaatataaaacaaaCAGTTAATATATGACAACCAGATACATACCAATACGGAACAGTATGGAAGAAATTGGGTCAGTTTCTTCTTCATCTAcaaatgtttgattttcccaTCCAATGTAGatagttttgtttttgatatccACAATCAGCTCTTTGGTTAATACTATTGGAGTACAGTCAATAATTAAAGGTCCAACTGGAATAGTTTTTTCAACTCCTGCTTTGGATTTGCTTTTTAGGTACATCCAAAATCTTTGAGCACTTCGCAACCCAGAATGATGATTGAAATATCTAGAATGGCCTGATGTTTTTTCGAATGACACAAGTGAAGGACTGAGATATTCTGAGAAAGACTGTCCAAACCCAACATAAAAGTCTTGAAGTTGAGATTCACTACCACGGTATTTCCACTCAACATTAATCGAACCAGATGGAATATAGATTTCTTGGTTGACAAATGGAGGAGTTTTTCCACATATTCCCTCAGAGTAAGTTTCATCGGACCCAATATTGTGTAAGCTTGGTAAAGCGTGAATAAATATCTGAAATGTATTATTTCTACAGATATCAATGCATTTGGGAGTTTTTCTAAGTGAAACTTTTGTAAGATCCCGTAGTATAAGAAACGGATTGTGATGATCATCACACGCTATTCCTTGTCCTGTCGTGAATTTGAAACCAGTTAAATTAAAGATTTCAATTGGAGACAAGTCGTATGTAATGCCATCTGAGCAAGCAACATCAGATGGTTCTCCGGCATTGTTGAAAGCAATAACGGATGAGATAAACGTGCCTTCCTTTGGAAAATATATACGTGCGGAGTTTTCCGTAGTATTAATCACAACAATGCTGTCATTGTTTACCCCATTTAGCATTTCTTCTAGTTTTAAACACCAGGGAGACAATGCAACTTTGTAAAGAAGTATTCCACTTTCATGGTCAACGAAGCCATCCCAATTAATAAAAGTATTATTCTCTTCCGTAAAGTCAATGTCCTTTTCACCAAACACGCCTTCTCTAACTACGCCTTTGACGGGAGCGGACTCGTCAACAAGTATGTCTACATGATCTACGGTTCGGAGGAATGCATTATTCGTGACAACGAAAGTAAAGAAGTATTCTCGGTTGTGAAGACCTGTATTCGTATTATTGCCAATTAACTTTGACATGTCTAAATTATACAAAGACTTTTCACAAGCCCCATGTGATAGGCAGTAACAGTCTGTAGAATTATTGCAGTCAGCCTGAAAAATGTAAAGTATTTGGTAGTTAACTTAAGACATGTATCAAAGACACAATAGGGAGGGAGGTTATTTTCTTAATATACCCGTTCAATGAGAATAAAAACTATCATGATATTGCACATGCAACAACTGTGTTCAAATACTAAAGAATAATGTACAACACCTTGTGCTGGATGAGTATACAAATGCTAATTAAAAGTGGAATTTTCGCTTAAAcccaaatgaatatataattatattgatttttataatttataattaccggaattgattgattttctgtggaaaaattaaattcttattaaatttgaataaaacccaaatatgattttaaaattcattagaattttttttattatttatctcaATGTATCTAAtttcaaatgtaaacatatcTTATGTCAAACGAAACTCTCAAGCTAGAGTTGAAATTTTACACTCTACGAAATGTTCTATCAAatgatgcatgtatataaagtgttcagaaacagaaaaaaagagttttttaaaaatccactggCATATAATTATACAACATAATTTACGATTTTGAGTTTTAAATACCTTTTCAGGTAATCGATTCACTCCAAGAGTTCCATGACCAATATCCATTGACCCACCTTTAGTGCCAAAATACCACTCTATAGAGAGGATTCCACTGTGAATGTCCTTAATAGTCAACGTCATTTTCATG is part of the Magallana gigas chromosome 3, xbMagGiga1.1, whole genome shotgun sequence genome and harbors:
- the LOC105325662 gene encoding uncharacterized protein: MYQCKDVKIANTRRDNHLKVFDLDFQKLDKSFVDVITHASFSEHLGSLYDEFLELEIDHCSPIIEIAVLILGHGGENLKVFLMTSTSTPEYGDQCHQLTDCIMATSTNTGIALFKKKDFTHGSLLYSCVRGENKLYGCSDGILVDATPPITGRIAIPNVNGFIFTMSALSLYVEPFLEDTMPIGTDEIPSIAFYEYAIGTNPQTDDVFNWRKSIHPGKINIPHLRLSQGETYFVSVSATNRAGLKSNYVVTKVTVDITPPHAGTVYVGNVMQKSYVSSGAVTVHWKGFYDDESHIKDLECALFSENGESVMAFYPAFGSSFNIIMNQTQSLTDGHSYRAILKTTNYALLSTVVYSNNFTVDTSPPRKGTVFDGTRENEDKDYQTSLVVLCAGWSGFSDPHTDIITYRIGVGTNPKFPDIKHYRHIGLRQEYCWNMSLTSGLKYFTFVEACNRANLCTVSVSDGIIADNSPPLAGLIYIKGITGRMVYLNDRTLISASWVGFEDPHSSIDHFEWCIGTATDNCEITSFKNSYLSADVYVSSLMLPLNTHLYLSVRAFNNVNLSTIAYSHAFKVDTSPPKILTHPKIHILTSPCTTSNSIQYDNSVLQVSWQFVDDESRISHHVVSLKSHHGKKVPYERVIHENINSLTITFNATNRLINGDRYSIIVTACNLASLCNVRESDVFVIDSSPPHLGGFSSGHLWQTSGNTTSVTISWYGFKDVESDIANYFISVGSSYNGGEYTKGFVNIPGYNTTATVALHEFIPVVFREVILSIYAVNNAGLKSKTAKATVLTSLSNKSNSKGKLVLQRHSCNSFFCNNLCTCGVVGLKCLSKEHANCNKLNESSTEVYIGSNNLTNIAVQPSSSCVTGSWISNSSLIKRYEWTIGIKDEDPGQGIYDIQNEDPWNDNNLETTILFCLPVDKTFVSSQRYVLYVRSWFSENDYSVSKSDSILIKNTSPTINIGQYLLISKNKACGENIRYAGIGWKVCSCWRNVFEDNGPLLYTFSVGSTPKSDDILTKVYLGNQTEICPSLTLEPGLRYYFTVSAMNNVGLYTSLSSNGLVVDENEPSSGVVFNTPLQTNNYYQSNVSSTGVSWFGFSDRESFIQNYSFVTEVYENNSFHSIGTTSITLLSQSGLNISRSEGNIYRYAVQAGDAAGHLSTKAYSPSFTFDNTEPRAFLCRNKPLIHHEITDSVNTDFYLDLRKGVIYKFLVYIEEPSWDTTILLQFEDDVVILPVKINSNGSAELTVDLMAASTGRRIISITQQQSAIYTLRIKIYQCCPYFTFPNKDSIELTQFSSDDYQVCVRAVDDESGIFQIKVGLGTTLNGTQIRPLADIGDIHHSSIHAFLPHGSPVFAHAIAENFADLQSYFISKKTIIDHTPPTIKIMSVNLEYEDINNNTLTKYNVYFSAEDLESGVQHCKLCMGDEDNFRIHRCDDALTNHFQSKYFKLTHGTKFVPIVICVNNVELEKTQKGNTSIISFENPSIGNAKLDFIVPDPSIQVKGYLVQRDLTKIDVRWSGFEDKSGIISFECKLQKGGDMIMNWVDVGRKDYASFNNLSLRSQEVYTVFVRAVNIGNKTSSPINASIYTTSERPGLTGYSATLSKSIRGMELNWENVFAKDESFNSTYDVSVGSAPGSSDIMREVGLQSTKSTIYLTEHGHVIYVVIKALFPTSTYRIYKEALIVQ